Proteins encoded by one window of Scatophagus argus isolate fScaArg1 chromosome 8, fScaArg1.pri, whole genome shotgun sequence:
- the LOC124063022 gene encoding monocarboxylate transporter 1-like translates to MPPALGGPVGYTPPEGGWGWAVVLGAFISIGFSYAFPKSITVFFKDIEVIFDATPSQVSWISSIMLAVMYAGGPISSILVNKFGSRPIIIVGGCLAGSGLLAASFCNTVEQLYFFIGVVGGLGLAFNLNPALTMIGKYFYKRRPIANGIAMAGSPVFLSTLAPLNSWLYDQFGWRGSFLILGGLLLNCCVAGSLMRPIGPKPQPPKPDSEVGDSAPKKTVLQTINSFIDLTLFKHRGFLLYLSGNVIMFFGLFAPLVFLSNYAKSKDISKEKAAFLLSILAFVDMFARPSMGMLANTKWVRPRVQYFFAAAVLYNGVCHVLAPLSVDYTGFVVYAIFFGFAFGWLSAVLFETLMDLVGATRFSSAVGLVTIVECGPVLLGPPLTGSFYNYYQHYDYTYISSGIILMVASVILFVGMSINYRLLERERKEEERKEREEPKEERAAMLAPPSPSKSNEDVEENNTPAAVTMDEVVRMDEDTV, encoded by the exons ATGCCTCCAGCGCTGGGTGGGCCTGTGGGGTACACCCCTCCTGAGGGTGGCTGGGGCTGGGCGGTGGTGTTGGGAGCCTTCATCTCCATTGGCTTCTCCTACGCCTTCCCCAAATCCATCACCGTGTTCTTCAAAGACATCGAGGTCATCTTCGATGCCACACCCAGTCAGGTGTCCTGGATCTCCTCCATCATGCTGGCTGTCATGTATGCTGGAg GTCCAATCAGCAGCATCCTCGTGAACAAGTTTGGCAGTCGACCAATCATCATAGTCGGTGGCTGTCTGGCAGGGTCCGGACTGCTCGCTGCCTCCTTCTGCAACACTGTGGAGCAGCTCTACTTCTTCATAGGAGTAGTGGGAG gTTTGGGACTGGCCTTCAACTTGAATCCGGCGCTCACCATGATCGGTAAATACTTCTACAAGCGTCGACCCATCGCCAATGGCATCGCTATGGCGGGCAGCcctgtgtttctgtccacacTGGCTCCTCTCAACTCCTGGCTGTACGACCAGTTTGGGTGGCGAGGCAGCTTCCTCATCCTGGGAGGGCTGCTGCTAAACTGCTGCGTGGCCGGCTCCCTCATGCGGCCCATCGGACCCAAACCGCAGCCGCCCAAGCCTGACTCAGAGGTCGGCGATTCAGCGCCTAAGAAGACGGTCCTGCAGACCATCAACTCCTTCATCGACCTGACGCTGTTCAAACACCGCGGGTTCCTGCTGTACCTGAGTGGCAACGTCATCATGTTCTTCGGCCTCTTTGCTCCGCTCGTCTTCCTCTCCAATTATGCTAAGAGTAAGGACATCAGCAAAGAAAAAGCTGCCTTCCTTCTTTCGATTCTGGCGTTTGTTGATATGTTTGCCCGACCTTCCATGGGCATGCTGGCCAACACCAAGTGGGTCAGGCCAAGGGTACAGTACTTCTTCGCAGCTGCCGTCCTTTACAACGGAGTCTGTCACGTTCTGGCGCCACTGTCGGTCGACTACACTGGATTTGTGGTCTACGCCATCTTCTTTGGTTTCGCTTTTGGCTGGCTGAGTGCGGTGCTGTTCGAGACGCTGATGGACCTGGTGGGAGCTACGAGGTTCTCCTCGGCCGTGGGTTTGGTCACCATAGTGGAGTGTGGGCCAGTGCTGCTGGGCCCACCGCTGACGG GAAGCTTCTATAACTACTACCAACACTACGACTACACCTACATCTCCTCCGGCATCATCCTCATGGTCGCGAGCGTCATCCTCTTTGTGGGAATGAGCATCAACTACCGCCTGCTGGAGcgggagaggaaagaggaggagaggaaagagagggaggagccCAAAGAGGAGCGCGCAGCCATGTTGGCGCCCCCGTCGCCGTCAAAATCAAACGAGGACGTGGAGGAGAACAACACGCCGGCCGCCGTCACTATGGATGAAGTCGTCAGGATGGACGAGGACACGGTGTAG
- the LOC124063862 gene encoding vasopressin V2 receptor-like, which translates to MSVSVITDSYPSIDWSVVSATPAGANVTAWERDALLAVAEVVVLAVIFVMALLGNGLVLVVLLRRRRHHNPLHQFMLNLCVADLVVALFQVLPQLVWDAKGRFPGPDFLCRLVKYLQVLGMFASSYMIVAMTVDRHYAICCPLQAHRSGATQRWNSFILLAWGLSLLLSLPQVFIFSRSEVAPGIYECWGNFAESWGLKAYVTWMALAVFILPALIITVCQVRIFREIHNNLYLKSERRLSPASLPPSRQDSHRGGGGGGGRGRSSLPLYVSPLMFNNPVSHTSFDAGSTYQHLPMGPLRSGSVTPHCDIHSYAPVQPPELQPDVLPDPAAPPAVCCPAPKAPPARCGEVSAAMSKTVRMTLVIVLVYSLCWAPFFSVQLWAAWDPDPPQNGAVFTLLMLLASLNSCTNPWIYSAFSSSVSPELRLLLLCRSHTQRRGSLPSDSTTTHTSNY; encoded by the exons ATGTCGGTGTCCGTGATAACAGACTCATACCCGTCCATCGACTGGTCGGTGGTCTCTGCGACCCCGGCGGGTGCAAACGTCACGGCCTGGGAGCGCGATGCCCTCCTGGCTGTGGCCGAGGTGGTGGTGCTGGCGGTCATCTTCGTGATGGCGCTGCTAGGCAACGggctggtgctggtggtgctgctgagGCGGAGACGACACCACAACCCGCTGCACCAGTTCATGCTCAACCTCTGTGTGGCTGACCTGGTGGTGGCGCTAttccag GTGTTGCCCCAGCTGGTGTGGGATGCTAAGGGCCGCTTTCCTGGCCCGGACTTCCTGTGTCGCCTGGTGAAATACCTGCAGGTGCTCGGGATGTTCGCCTCCTCCTACATGATTGTGGCCATGACGGTGGACCGGCACTACGCCatctgctgccccctgcaggcGCACCGCAGCGGGGCCACCCAGCGCTGGAACAGCTTCATACTGCTGGCCTGGGGGCTGTCGCTGCTGCTCAGCCTGCCACAG GTTTTTATCTTCTCCCGCTCAGAAGTGGCTCCAGGCATCTATGAGTGTTGGGGTAACTTTGCTGAGTCGTGGGGCCTTAAAGCCTACGTGACCTGGATGGCCCTGGCTGTCTTCATCCTCCCTGCCCTCATCATCACCGTCTGCCAG GTGAGAATCTTTAGGGAGATCCACAACAACCTGTATCTGAAGTCAGAGCGCCGCCTGTCCcccgcctccctccctccctccagaCAGGAcagccacagaggaggaggaggaggaggaggcagagggaggtCCAGTCTCCCTTTGTATGTTTCACCACTCATGTTCAACAACCCTGTGAGTCACACCAGCTTTGACGCTGGATCCACCTATCAGCACCTGCCCATGGGTCCGCTCAGGTCCGGCAGCGTCACTCCACACTGTGATATTCACAGCTACGCTCCCGTTCAGCCCC CTGAGCTGCAGCCTGATGTGCTGCCTGACCCTGCGGCGccccctgctgtctgctgccCCGCACCCAAAGCCCCCCCTGCCCGCTGTGGAGAAGTTTCCGCCGCCATGTCAAAGACCGTGAGGATGACGCTGGTCATAGTGCTCGTCTACTCGCTGTGCTGGGCCCCGTTCTTCAGCGTCCAGCTGTGGGCTGCCTGGGACCCTGATCCGCCTCAGAAcg gtgCTGTGTTCAccctgctgatgctgctggCCAGCCTGAACTCATGCACCAACCCCTGGATCTACTCCGCCTTCTCCAGCAGCGTGTCCCCGGAGCtccgcctgctgctgctctgtcgCTCGCACACACAGCGTCGAGGCTCCTTACCGAGCGActccaccaccacacacacctccaacTACTGA